A DNA window from Bradyrhizobium sp. CCBAU 53421 contains the following coding sequences:
- the dhaK gene encoding dihydroxyacetone kinase subunit DhaK, translating to MKKFINAVDNVLCESLDGFAAAHADLVVLGAERKFVRRRELNGKKVALVSGGGSGHEPLHAGFVGYGMLDAACPGQVFTSPTPDQIVEAAQAVAGDAGVLFIVKNYAGDRMNFEMAAEIAEGRTATIVTDDDVAVEKSTYSIGRRGVAGTLIVEKIVGAAAEKGADLKTCVALGERVNARTRSMGVALTSCTVPAAGTPTFALGADEMEMGVGIHGEPGRRRVKLAEADAIASEMTTAIADDLAAPAGSEALLLVNGFGGTPTIELYLMYNAARRMLEQRGLRIARSLVGSYVTSLDMAGCSLTVSLLDAETTALWDAPVRTAALKW from the coding sequence ATGAAGAAGTTCATCAATGCGGTCGATAACGTACTCTGCGAGAGCCTCGACGGCTTCGCGGCCGCGCATGCCGATCTGGTCGTGCTGGGTGCCGAGCGCAAATTCGTTCGCCGCCGCGAGCTGAACGGCAAGAAGGTCGCGCTGGTCTCGGGCGGCGGCAGCGGGCACGAGCCGCTGCATGCCGGCTTCGTCGGCTACGGCATGCTGGATGCCGCCTGTCCCGGCCAGGTCTTCACCTCGCCGACGCCGGACCAGATCGTCGAGGCCGCGCAGGCGGTCGCGGGCGATGCCGGCGTGCTGTTCATCGTCAAGAACTATGCCGGCGACCGCATGAATTTCGAGATGGCGGCCGAGATCGCCGAAGGCCGCACCGCCACCATCGTGACCGATGACGATGTCGCGGTCGAGAAATCGACCTACAGCATCGGGCGTCGCGGCGTCGCCGGCACCTTGATCGTCGAGAAGATCGTCGGCGCGGCCGCCGAGAAGGGCGCCGATCTCAAGACCTGCGTGGCGCTCGGCGAGCGCGTCAACGCGCGGACGCGCTCGATGGGCGTGGCACTGACCAGCTGCACGGTTCCGGCTGCGGGCACGCCGACCTTCGCGCTCGGCGCGGACGAGATGGAGATGGGCGTCGGTATCCACGGCGAGCCGGGCCGCCGCCGCGTCAAGCTTGCGGAAGCCGACGCGATCGCGTCGGAAATGACGACCGCCATCGCCGACGACCTCGCGGCGCCGGCAGGCTCCGAGGCGTTGCTGCTGGTCAACGGCTTCGGCGGCACGCCGACGATCGAGCTCTATCTGATGTACAACGCGGCGCGCCGCATGCTCGAGCAGCGCGGCCTGCGCATCGCGCGCTCGCTGGTCGGCAGCTACGTCACCTCGCTGGACATGGCCGGCTGCTCGCTCACCGTGAGCCTGCTCGATGCCGAGACGACCGCGCTGTGGGACGCCCCGGTGCGCACGGCCGCATTGAAATGGTGA
- a CDS encoding disulfide bond formation protein B, translated as MTLPNDARRRTAVTLATAHPSDASAAGNPALTSALAIAVIAAATLAGAWFFQLVLEIMPCPLCLEQRYAYYLAVPLGAVVAFAAARGAARPVLLAGLVILGLAALANAGLGAYHAGVEWGFWQGPTDCTGPMVDFGKAGSLLDQLDKVKVVRCDEVQWRFLGISLAGYNVLISLLMAVIAGWGVMRATKA; from the coding sequence ATGACCCTCCCTAACGATGCTCGCAGGAGGACTGCCGTGACGCTCGCCACCGCCCATCCGTCGGATGCTTCCGCCGCCGGCAATCCGGCGCTGACCTCGGCCCTGGCGATTGCCGTGATCGCGGCCGCGACGCTGGCCGGCGCTTGGTTCTTCCAGCTCGTGCTGGAGATCATGCCCTGTCCGCTCTGCCTCGAGCAGCGCTATGCCTATTACCTCGCCGTCCCGCTCGGCGCCGTGGTGGCGTTCGCGGCCGCCCGTGGCGCGGCGCGCCCGGTGCTGCTCGCTGGCCTTGTCATCCTCGGCCTCGCCGCGCTCGCCAATGCCGGGCTCGGTGCCTACCACGCCGGGGTCGAATGGGGATTTTGGCAGGGACCGACCGATTGCACCGGCCCGATGGTGGATTTCGGCAAGGCCGGCTCGCTGCTGGATCAGCTCGACAAGGTCAAGGTGGTCCGCTGCGACGAGGTGCAGTGGCGCTTCCTTGGCATTTCGCTCGCCGGCTACAACGTGCTGATCTCGCTGCTGATGGCCGTGATCGCCGGCTGGGGCGTGATGCGGGCTACGAAGGCCTGA
- a CDS encoding AbrB family transcriptional regulator translates to MTLIRASMATAIPDRSKVLNGLETLVIGAGGGLLFLWAGLPGGLISGAMCAVGIAALAGRPLAVPPVLTQSVLLLLGISLGSLMSQQLLQHMSSYPLTIALLALATFCSTFGSSLYLQRIHGWDQTSAFLAGSPGALSQITILAAEKGADVAAIAVVQTMRVIILTAALPLVLALTGVTHAAPPPLPTTIASPFGLLALVAGSIGVSLLLRWIKFPASWMFGAMLASSLLHGSGLVDGGLPPWLRNIALVGIGALIGTRFARMKTSTLLSHVNAGLGSFAIAILISAVFVAVIAFSTHVRLADVVVAFAPGAMDAMLALALTLHIDPIFVGAHHLSRFLFVTISTPGIIHLFGRPQDDVDD, encoded by the coding sequence GTGACCCTGATCCGCGCTTCGATGGCGACCGCCATTCCCGACCGCAGCAAAGTTCTGAACGGGCTCGAGACACTCGTCATCGGCGCCGGCGGCGGCTTGCTGTTTTTATGGGCGGGATTGCCGGGCGGCCTGATCTCGGGCGCGATGTGCGCGGTCGGGATCGCAGCGTTGGCCGGACGGCCGCTCGCGGTACCGCCGGTGCTGACGCAATCGGTGCTGCTGCTGCTCGGCATCTCGCTGGGCTCGCTGATGTCGCAGCAATTGCTGCAGCATATGAGCTCCTATCCGCTCACCATCGCCCTGCTGGCGCTGGCGACGTTCTGCTCGACCTTCGGCTCGAGCCTCTATCTGCAGCGCATCCATGGCTGGGACCAGACCTCGGCCTTCCTCGCCGGCAGCCCCGGCGCGCTCTCGCAGATCACGATCCTCGCCGCGGAAAAGGGCGCCGACGTCGCGGCCATCGCCGTGGTGCAGACCATGCGCGTCATCATCCTGACCGCGGCGCTGCCACTGGTGCTGGCGCTGACCGGGGTGACACACGCGGCGCCGCCGCCATTACCGACGACGATCGCCTCGCCGTTCGGCCTCCTCGCCCTGGTCGCCGGGTCGATCGGCGTCTCGCTGCTGCTGCGCTGGATCAAATTCCCCGCCAGCTGGATGTTCGGCGCGATGCTCGCTTCCAGCCTGCTGCATGGCTCGGGCCTGGTCGACGGCGGCCTGCCGCCCTGGCTCCGCAACATCGCGCTGGTCGGCATCGGCGCGCTGATCGGCACCCGGTTTGCGCGGATGAAAACCTCGACCCTGCTGAGCCACGTCAATGCCGGGCTCGGCTCGTTCGCGATCGCAATCCTGATCTCGGCCGTGTTCGTCGCGGTGATCGCCTTCAGCACCCATGTGCGGCTCGCCGACGTCGTGGTCGCCTTCGCGCCCGGCGCGATGGACGCGATGCTGGCGCTGGCGCTGACCTTGCACATCGATCCGATCTTCGTCGGCGCGCATCATCTGTCGCGCTTCCTGTTCGTCACCATCTCGACGCCCGGCATCATCCATCTGTTCGGACGGCCGCAGGACGACGTCGACGATTAG
- a CDS encoding PsiF family protein — MMTISKLATATALASLLLMGGAFAQTAAPAAKDAAPKAEAKAPKEAKPRTAESLECSKQADAKGLHGKERKKFRSECKKAGGSAMAPAATK; from the coding sequence ATGATGACGATTTCCAAGCTCGCGACCGCAACCGCCCTTGCCTCCCTGCTGCTGATGGGCGGCGCTTTCGCGCAAACCGCTGCGCCCGCCGCCAAGGACGCCGCTCCGAAGGCGGAGGCCAAGGCACCGAAGGAAGCCAAGCCGCGCACCGCCGAGTCGCTGGAGTGCTCGAAGCAAGCCGATGCCAAGGGCCTGCACGGCAAGGAACGCAAGAAATTCCGCTCCGAATGCAAGAAGGCGGGCGGCAGCGCCATGGCGCCCGCGGCGACAAAATAA
- a CDS encoding TetR/AcrR family transcriptional regulator gives MTESKGDVWVAAGFAELAHTGVDGVRVEVLAKNLGVTKGGFYRRFRDRAALLEAMLTRWRDGRVAAIEKQTALDGASARERLKAIITLYSERMNTEAMAVELAIRQWARTDEAAAAAAASVDAARLKNVGQLYRATGLPTEEADAQAFLFYCFIFGQSLLFLERGPRKRAQLLAQSADKLLAENQ, from the coding sequence ATGACTGAAAGCAAGGGCGATGTCTGGGTCGCGGCCGGCTTTGCCGAACTCGCGCATACCGGCGTCGACGGCGTGCGGGTCGAGGTGCTGGCGAAGAATCTCGGCGTCACCAAGGGCGGCTTCTACCGCCGCTTCAGGGATCGCGCCGCGCTGCTCGAGGCCATGCTGACGCGCTGGCGCGACGGCCGCGTCGCCGCGATCGAGAAGCAGACCGCGCTCGACGGTGCCAGCGCGCGCGAGCGGCTGAAGGCGATCATCACGCTCTACTCGGAGCGCATGAACACCGAGGCGATGGCGGTCGAGCTCGCGATCCGGCAATGGGCTCGCACCGACGAGGCCGCGGCGGCCGCCGCCGCGAGCGTCGATGCCGCGCGGCTGAAGAATGTCGGCCAGCTCTATCGCGCCACCGGGCTGCCGACTGAAGAGGCCGATGCCCAGGCCTTCCTGTTCTACTGCTTCATCTTCGGCCAGAGCCTGTTGTTTCTCGAACGCGGCCCGCGCAAGCGCGCGCAATTGCTGGCGCAATCGGCGGACAAGCTGCTGGCGGAAAATCAGTAG
- a CDS encoding thioesterase family protein, whose translation MEGEATYRGTVYPWHCDHIGHMNVMWYVGKFDEASWNMFARLGLTPSYLRESGRGMAAVQQNISYQRELLAGDLVEVKSRLVEFRDKSVRILHEMRNAETGEIAATCEIAAVHIDRSARKSAPFAPAIRYAAMPHLVPSEPVTA comes from the coding sequence ATGGAGGGCGAGGCGACGTATCGCGGCACGGTCTATCCCTGGCACTGCGACCACATCGGCCACATGAACGTCATGTGGTATGTCGGCAAGTTCGACGAGGCGAGCTGGAACATGTTCGCGCGGCTCGGCCTGACGCCGAGCTATCTGCGCGAGTCCGGCCGCGGCATGGCCGCCGTGCAGCAGAATATCTCCTATCAGCGCGAGCTGCTCGCCGGCGACCTCGTCGAGGTCAAGAGCCGGCTGGTCGAGTTCCGCGACAAGTCGGTCCGCATCCTGCATGAGATGCGCAACGCGGAGACCGGCGAGATCGCCGCGACCTGCGAGATCGCGGCCGTGCATATCGATCGCAGCGCGCGCAAATCCGCGCCGTTCGCACCGGCGATCCGCTACGCCGCGATGCCGCACCTCGTGCCGTCAGAACCGGTGACTGCGTGA
- a CDS encoding PaaI family thioesterase, with amino-acid sequence MPRFEPKNPDFRAVATDTFARQRAMQTLGISIARMEPGEVDLAMPYAPEFCQQNGFVHAGIITAGLDNACGIAAFTLMPEGSDILTVEFKTNLLAPARGERFVFRGVVVKPGRTLTVCDGRAYAVQDGIETLVATMSGTLMALQRREPPVTSGALSPSP; translated from the coding sequence ATGCCCCGCTTCGAACCGAAGAATCCCGACTTCCGCGCGGTTGCGACTGATACATTCGCGCGCCAGCGCGCAATGCAGACGCTAGGCATCTCGATCGCGCGCATGGAGCCGGGCGAGGTCGATCTCGCGATGCCCTATGCGCCGGAATTCTGTCAGCAGAACGGCTTCGTGCATGCCGGTATCATCACCGCGGGGCTCGACAATGCCTGCGGGATCGCCGCCTTCACGCTGATGCCCGAAGGCTCCGACATCCTCACGGTGGAGTTCAAGACCAACCTGCTGGCGCCGGCCCGCGGCGAGCGGTTCGTGTTCCGTGGCGTCGTGGTCAAGCCCGGCCGGACGCTGACGGTCTGCGACGGCCGCGCCTACGCCGTGCAGGACGGCATCGAGACGCTGGTCGCGACCATGAGCGGCACGCTGATGGCGCTGCAGCGGCGGGAGCCGCCAGTGACGAGCGGAGCTCTATCTCCGTCACCCTGA
- a CDS encoding IS5 family transposase yields MPWTEITRVEYQRNGLRYTSDLTDREWALIARQMPPRRRLGRPREVDLREVVQAILYILSTGCQWRALPKEFPPYSTVQGYFYAWRDTGRWQKIVKRLVRRARQQLGRKPSPTAAVIDSQSAPTTQAGGARGYDPGKRICGRKRHIVTDTDGLLLAVHVHPANVQDCHGAVPVLERLRRRFPKLRHVFADRVYRGEQLLKALAHCKPWTIEIVQRPHGVKGFQLLPRRWVVERTFAWCGRCRRLAKDFEGSAATETAWILVAHLRLLTRRLACPKTFSAF; encoded by the coding sequence ATGCCGTGGACCGAAATCACTCGCGTCGAGTATCAGCGCAATGGGCTGCGCTACACAAGCGATCTGACCGATCGGGAGTGGGCGCTGATTGCCCGACAGATGCCGCCGCGGCGGCGGCTGGGGAGACCGCGGGAAGTCGATTTGCGCGAGGTCGTACAGGCGATCCTCTACATCCTGTCGACCGGGTGCCAATGGCGGGCCTTGCCGAAGGAGTTCCCGCCGTATTCGACGGTTCAAGGGTATTTCTATGCTTGGCGCGATACCGGACGCTGGCAGAAGATTGTCAAACGTCTGGTCCGGCGAGCCCGCCAGCAGCTTGGGCGCAAGCCCAGCCCGACCGCAGCTGTGATCGACAGCCAGAGTGCGCCAACGACCCAAGCTGGCGGCGCGCGGGGCTACGACCCCGGCAAGCGCATTTGCGGGCGTAAGCGGCATATCGTCACCGACACCGATGGCCTGCTGCTGGCCGTCCATGTCCATCCTGCCAATGTTCAGGACTGCCACGGCGCCGTTCCGGTGCTGGAGCGACTACGCCGCCGCTTCCCCAAGCTGCGCCACGTCTTTGCCGACCGTGTTTACCGCGGCGAGCAGCTTCTCAAAGCCCTGGCTCATTGCAAGCCGTGGACGATCGAGATCGTCCAGCGACCGCATGGCGTCAAAGGCTTCCAGCTCTTGCCTCGGCGCTGGGTGGTCGAACGCACCTTCGCCTGGTGCGGTAGGTGCCGCCGCCTTGCCAAAGACTTCGAAGGGTCCGCCGCAACCGAGACCGCCTGGATCCTCGTCGCACACCTCAGGCTACTAACTAGGCGCTTGGCATGCCCAAAAACATTCAGCGCTTTTTGA
- a CDS encoding CidA/LrgA family protein encodes MIASLSLILVCQLFGEVAVRALAVPVPGPVVGLVLLLLLLLARDRFPALARGPLGNDGVESASRGMLANLSLLFIPAGVGVVQKLDLLAEHGIAILVILAVSVIVTLLATVATFVAASSLLSREEDNP; translated from the coding sequence ATGATCGCCAGCCTCAGTCTGATCCTGGTTTGCCAGCTGTTCGGCGAGGTTGCCGTGCGGGCGCTGGCCGTGCCCGTCCCGGGCCCTGTGGTCGGGCTGGTGCTGCTGCTGTTGCTGCTGCTGGCGCGCGACCGGTTTCCGGCGCTCGCGCGCGGTCCGCTCGGCAATGACGGCGTCGAGAGCGCAAGCCGTGGCATGCTTGCCAATCTCTCGCTGCTGTTCATTCCGGCCGGCGTCGGCGTGGTGCAGAAGCTCGACCTGCTCGCCGAGCACGGCATCGCGATCCTGGTGATCCTCGCGGTTTCGGTCATCGTCACGCTGCTGGCGACGGTCGCGACCTTCGTCGCGGCGAGCAGTCTTCTTTCGCGCGAGGAGGACAACCCGTGA
- a CDS encoding LrgB family protein, with the protein MSDNPFSLWVYLSQSPLLWLTVTLVTYAVTDAVSLKTRRHPLANPVLHSLWIIGAFLLLTGTSYTTYFAGAQFVHFLLGPATVALAVPLYENRRRVAAAVLPMLVALAVGSLTAIVSVVLLAQAFGLPRDIILSLAPKSVTAGVAMGISESLHADPSLTAVSVILTGIMGAIIVTPLMNFTGIADFRGRGFAAGIAAHGIGTARAFQVDEVAGVFAGIAMSLNALVTSLLVPLAVTYLLR; encoded by the coding sequence GTGAGCGACAATCCGTTCTCGCTCTGGGTCTACCTCTCGCAGTCGCCGCTGCTCTGGCTGACGGTGACGCTCGTGACCTACGCCGTGACCGATGCGGTGTCGCTGAAGACGAGGCGTCACCCGCTCGCCAATCCGGTGCTGCATTCGCTGTGGATCATCGGCGCGTTCCTGCTGCTGACCGGGACCTCCTACACCACCTATTTTGCCGGTGCGCAGTTCGTCCACTTCCTGCTCGGGCCAGCGACGGTGGCACTCGCGGTGCCGCTCTACGAGAACCGCAGGCGGGTTGCGGCTGCGGTCCTACCGATGCTGGTTGCGCTCGCGGTCGGCTCGCTCACGGCGATCGTTTCGGTGGTGCTGCTGGCGCAGGCCTTCGGGCTGCCGCGTGACATCATCCTGTCGCTGGCACCGAAATCGGTCACGGCCGGCGTTGCGATGGGCATCAGCGAATCCCTGCACGCCGATCCCTCGCTGACCGCGGTCTCCGTGATCCTCACCGGCATCATGGGGGCGATCATCGTTACGCCGTTGATGAACTTCACAGGGATCGCCGACTTTCGCGGCCGGGGCTTTGCCGCCGGCATCGCCGCGCATGGCATCGGCACCGCGCGCGCCTTCCAGGTCGACGAGGTCGCCGGCGTCTTCGCCGGGATCGCGATGAGCCTGAACGCGCTGGTCACCTCGCTGCTGGTGCCGCTGGCCGTGACCTATCTGCTACGCTGA
- a CDS encoding sulfite exporter TauE/SafE family protein, with amino-acid sequence MLVGFSLGLVGGGGSILAVPLMVYVVGVPQPHVAIGTSAIAVAANAAINLSNHARGGTVIWSCALVFALSGMFGAFGGSILGKMLDGQKLLALFSIVMLVIAGLMLKSRARVGLTDVKISMSNMPAIIGLGLATGTMSGFFGIGGGFLIVPALMLATGMPIMNAVSSSLVAVTAFGVTTALSYAWSGLVSWSLAGLFVAGGIAGGLLGTSSARHLSERRGALNIVFATVIIVVAIYMLLRNINVS; translated from the coding sequence ATGCTGGTCGGCTTTTCGCTGGGCCTGGTCGGCGGCGGCGGGTCGATCCTTGCCGTGCCGCTGATGGTCTATGTGGTCGGGGTGCCGCAGCCGCATGTCGCGATCGGCACCTCGGCGATCGCGGTCGCGGCCAATGCCGCGATCAACCTGTCCAACCACGCCCGTGGCGGCACCGTGATCTGGTCCTGCGCGCTGGTGTTCGCGCTGTCAGGCATGTTCGGTGCCTTCGGCGGCTCGATCCTCGGCAAGATGCTGGACGGGCAGAAGCTGCTTGCACTGTTCTCGATCGTGATGCTTGTGATCGCGGGTTTGATGCTGAAGAGCCGCGCGCGGGTCGGGCTGACCGACGTCAAAATCTCGATGTCCAACATGCCTGCGATCATTGGCCTCGGGCTCGCCACGGGAACCATGTCCGGCTTCTTCGGCATCGGCGGCGGCTTTCTGATCGTGCCGGCCCTGATGCTGGCGACCGGTATGCCGATCATGAACGCGGTCAGTTCCTCGCTGGTGGCCGTCACCGCCTTCGGCGTGACCACGGCCTTGAGCTATGCGTGGTCCGGGCTGGTGTCGTGGAGCCTGGCGGGGCTATTCGTCGCCGGCGGCATCGCGGGCGGGCTCCTCGGCACCAGCAGCGCCCGGCACCTGTCGGAACGCCGCGGCGCGCTTAATATCGTGTTTGCGACTGTGATTATCGTCGTGGCGATCTATATGCTGCTGCGTAACATCAATGTGTCCTGA
- a CDS encoding DsbA family protein has product MNHLTKSPLDNAGATRRDALGLVGAGIALLAARGARAEDDNVLTEEQVLRDPDIPVIGNPKGDITIVEWFDYNCPYCRKLAPELRQVVQDDGKVRLVLKDWPILGPVSKVAARMALAAKYQDKFDVAHEAMISVNSRITEPRIAELLSGAGLDMDRLKKDLDANAKAIDAILARNNEQAMAFGFNGTPSFIVGKYRVPGVLSMDQFEQVIADARKANMGRKTEQN; this is encoded by the coding sequence ATGAACCACCTGACGAAATCCCCTCTCGACAATGCCGGCGCCACCCGCCGCGACGCGCTCGGCCTCGTCGGTGCCGGCATCGCGCTGCTGGCCGCGCGAGGCGCGCGCGCCGAGGACGACAATGTTCTGACCGAGGAGCAGGTGCTGCGCGATCCCGATATTCCGGTGATTGGCAATCCCAAGGGCGATATCACGATCGTCGAATGGTTCGACTACAACTGTCCGTATTGCCGCAAGCTGGCGCCGGAACTCCGTCAGGTGGTGCAGGACGACGGCAAGGTCCGCCTCGTGCTGAAGGATTGGCCGATCCTCGGGCCGGTGTCCAAGGTCGCGGCGCGGATGGCGCTGGCGGCGAAGTACCAGGACAAGTTCGACGTCGCGCATGAGGCGATGATCTCGGTCAATTCGCGCATCACCGAGCCGCGGATCGCCGAATTGCTTTCGGGCGCCGGCCTCGACATGGACCGGCTGAAGAAGGACCTTGACGCCAACGCCAAGGCGATCGATGCGATCCTCGCCCGCAACAACGAACAGGCGATGGCGTTCGGCTTCAACGGCACGCCGTCATTCATCGTCGGCAAGTATCGCGTGCCGGGCGTGCTCAGCATGGATCAGTTCGAGCAGGTGATCGCCGACGCGCGCAAGGCCAATATGGGCCGCAAGACCGAGCAGAACTAA
- a CDS encoding ABATE domain-containing protein, with translation MSRDPARAATQFFGGRVCLDFANTLDWRTSSDPQELIPDYAALLSWSERRGTLPLAAIRKLKAHSASSAAVAAMQKAHDLRRDIWSISDALRGGRSVDLRLVNRMLSAAPRQPDLVRQDRGYRHAFAGTDVTEPLWPVLWSLTALLASDDAGRIGCCEADGCGWFFVDESPNRTRRWCSSEVCGNRERARRAYAKRKGSA, from the coding sequence ATGTCAAGGGATCCCGCGCGGGCAGCGACACAGTTCTTCGGTGGGCGGGTCTGCCTCGACTTCGCGAACACGCTCGACTGGCGGACGTCGAGCGATCCGCAGGAGCTGATCCCGGACTACGCTGCGCTGTTGTCCTGGAGCGAACGCCGCGGGACCTTGCCGCTCGCAGCGATCAGGAAGCTGAAAGCGCATTCGGCGAGCAGCGCTGCCGTGGCCGCGATGCAGAAGGCGCATGATTTGCGTCGCGACATCTGGAGCATTTCCGACGCGCTGCGCGGTGGCCGCAGCGTGGATCTCCGTCTCGTCAATCGGATGCTGTCGGCGGCTCCGCGGCAGCCCGACCTCGTGCGGCAGGATCGCGGCTATCGCCATGCGTTTGCGGGGACCGACGTGACCGAGCCATTGTGGCCGGTGCTGTGGTCGCTGACGGCCCTGCTGGCGTCCGATGATGCGGGCCGCATCGGATGCTGCGAGGCTGACGGCTGCGGCTGGTTCTTCGTCGACGAGAGCCCGAACCGGACTCGCCGATGGTGCTCGAGCGAAGTATGCGGCAATCGCGAGCGCGCGCGGCGCGCCTATGCCAAGCGCAAGGGCTCCGCGTAA
- a CDS encoding AzlC family ABC transporter permease, whose translation MTTAGFRRGLVAALPFLLSNGAAGLVMGLTYKGLGLAAPEAILFSLLVYSATAQAITLSMWARPLPVAAMVVACIATNARYLLMGAHLRQLFGGFAPRKILLSLFLLADASWLMTSSDADRNGPDAGYLLGSSIPMAIGWVGGTALAYAAPVATNGSLKLAAALLPTMFIATLLPSQWKNARSPWPWLTSAVAALLVARFVDSSWSMLIGGGCGTLVSMLERKDG comes from the coding sequence ATGACGACAGCCGGATTCCGGCGGGGCCTCGTCGCGGCCTTGCCGTTCCTGCTCAGCAATGGCGCCGCTGGCCTCGTGATGGGACTGACCTACAAGGGACTTGGGCTCGCGGCGCCGGAAGCGATCCTGTTCAGCCTGCTCGTCTACTCCGCCACCGCCCAGGCGATCACGCTGAGCATGTGGGCGAGGCCGTTGCCGGTTGCCGCCATGGTCGTTGCCTGCATCGCCACCAATGCACGATACTTACTGATGGGCGCCCATCTGCGCCAGCTGTTTGGCGGATTCGCGCCCCGGAAGATCTTGCTCAGCCTGTTTCTGCTCGCGGATGCGTCGTGGCTGATGACGAGTTCGGATGCAGACCGCAACGGGCCCGACGCGGGCTATCTACTCGGATCGAGCATCCCGATGGCGATCGGCTGGGTCGGCGGCACCGCACTCGCCTATGCCGCCCCGGTCGCAACCAACGGATCGTTGAAGCTCGCCGCCGCGCTGCTACCGACGATGTTCATTGCGACCCTGCTTCCCAGCCAGTGGAAGAACGCGCGATCGCCCTGGCCGTGGCTGACCTCGGCCGTCGCAGCGCTTCTCGTCGCCCGGTTCGTGGATTCCAGTTGGTCCATGCTGATCGGAGGCGGATGCGGCACGCTCGTGAGCATGCTGGAGCGGAAGGATGGATGA
- a CDS encoding AzlD domain-containing protein: protein MDDLQVLGVICILGITCYAMRAGGYVLAASMRDDGIAARFLRLAPGNLFIAFIVGGCLSGGLAGLVGTMVALVTMAITAREWAALGAGFGAALAASSIGL from the coding sequence ATGGATGACCTGCAGGTGCTCGGCGTCATCTGCATCCTCGGCATCACCTGCTATGCGATGCGCGCCGGTGGATACGTCCTCGCTGCGTCGATGCGCGACGACGGTATCGCCGCGCGCTTCCTTCGGCTCGCGCCCGGCAATCTGTTCATCGCATTCATTGTTGGCGGCTGCCTGTCCGGCGGGCTGGCAGGTCTCGTCGGGACGATGGTCGCGCTGGTGACAATGGCCATCACGGCGAGGGAATGGGCCGCGTTGGGTGCCGGCTTTGGTGCGGCCTTGGCGGCGTCCTCGATCGGGCTGTGA
- a CDS encoding LysR family transcriptional regulator, protein MDRFDAMRVFSRVVERRSFSLAADDLGLPRSTVTDAVKGLEARLGVRLLERTTRTVRPTLDGEAHYRRCLSLIADLEDAEGAFGGARPKGLLRLEVQGTLARHFLLPNLPGFLAQYPDIEINMSESDRFIDLIREGVDCVLRFGRLPDSDMIARQVTMLERLTCATPDYFARFGMPSDPFALDGHRMIGIRSLTTGRLRPMEFVIDGALKQFPLPAPMSVTGPESYLASARLGLGLVQVPRFHAETDLANGTLIPVLQQCPPPSVPVSLLYPRNRQLSPRVRVFIDYVMRVFARS, encoded by the coding sequence ATGGACCGTTTCGACGCGATGCGCGTGTTCAGCCGGGTAGTGGAGCGGCGCAGCTTTTCGCTGGCCGCCGATGATCTCGGCTTGCCGCGCTCGACTGTGACGGACGCGGTGAAGGGGCTGGAAGCGCGCCTCGGCGTGCGGCTGCTCGAGCGCACCACGCGCACGGTGCGCCCGACGCTCGACGGCGAGGCGCATTACCGCCGCTGCCTGTCGTTGATCGCCGACCTCGAAGACGCCGAAGGCGCGTTCGGCGGCGCGCGGCCGAAGGGGCTGCTGCGGCTCGAAGTGCAGGGCACCCTGGCGCGGCACTTCCTGCTGCCGAACCTGCCGGGCTTCCTCGCTCAATATCCTGATATCGAGATCAACATGAGCGAGAGCGATCGCTTCATCGATCTGATCCGCGAAGGCGTCGACTGCGTGCTGCGCTTCGGCAGGCTGCCCGACAGCGACATGATCGCGCGGCAGGTCACGATGCTGGAGCGGCTGACTTGTGCCACGCCGGATTACTTTGCACGCTTCGGCATGCCGAGCGATCCGTTCGCGCTCGACGGCCATCGCATGATCGGCATTCGCTCCCTGACGACCGGACGCTTGCGCCCGATGGAGTTCGTGATCGACGGCGCGCTCAAGCAGTTTCCGCTGCCGGCGCCGATGTCGGTGACTGGCCCCGAAAGTTATCTGGCGAGCGCCAGGCTCGGTCTCGGCCTCGTTCAGGTGCCGCGTTTCCACGCCGAGACTGATTTGGCAAACGGAACGCTGATCCCGGTGCTGCAGCAATGCCCGCCGCCGTCGGTGCCGGTGTCCCTGCTCTATCCGCGCAACCGACAGCTTTCGCCGCGCGTGCGCGTGTTCATCGATTATGTGATGCGGGTGTTCGCGCGCAGTTGA